ATTTTATCCCTCTCCTACCAGCTATTAATTGCTTGtaggttttcttttattaaactatcttttctcattttacatgccaaaattcatttcccactccctcccctcctccttctccctgcaCCTTCCCCCTCCTACTCCCCattccaccctccatccactcctcagagaggataagccTTCCCATaagaagtcaacaaaatctagcacattgatttgaggcaggaccaaggcccttcccactatatctaggctgagcaaggtatccctccagggagaatgggttccaaagagtCAGAACACTCAGTAGAAATAAATCctagtctcactgccagtggccccacagtctgccccagccatacaactgttacccacattcagagggtctatgctggttcctttgcTGTAAGGCCTTAGTTGGAAGGCTtattattagctcaggtaagttaCGTAAGAGGGTATCCTCATCAGGGTCTtgttctctttgctcatattctcaattCTCCTTCTTTTcgactggattttgggagctcagcccaatgctctgATGTGATTtattgcatctgcttccatctgttgctggatgtaggttctatgatgacatttaagatagtcatcaatctgactacagggcaaggccagttcaggcaccctctccacaattGGTTGCggacttagctggggtcatccttataaATTCTTGGGACTTTGTCTAGTGCAAGGactgttcatagcagaattattcataatagtaaGAACCTGGAATTAACCTTCAACttaagaattgataaagaaaatgtggtacatttaaacagtGGAGAActactcagaggttaaaagaataaaaaaacagtgacctcttgaaatttgcatgcaagtggatggaactagaaaaactgccctgagtgaggtaacccagacccaggaagatgaACATGGTGTGTAACCACTCATAGGTAtttactagctgtaaagcaaaggatacgaACCTATAGTTtaagaccccagagaagctaagtaacaagaagaaccctaagagaaacatacatgagttccccttgggaaggggaagtagacaaaattgggagcatggtgtgtggggaaaagggaaagtagaaggggagttggaggggagaaagggagcaggaaggagagctAGAAAAAATGGGATgatcaagatgggggaaggacagagacagagaacaaggaaagagacatcttgattgagggagccattatggggctagcaagaatgCTTATAGATTTTCATTTAGGAGTGGGGCATTATGAGATCTCCCCCATCCATATTAGCTTGTCAGCTAGTTCTGTCACTGTGACGATCTTGTTGAGGCAGAGATATTGCTGATATTTCATTGGTGAATTGTCCCAGtcatatacaaaacaaaaacaaaaacaaattatctgCAACAGATGCTGTGGAGGTAGTCGTCATTTGTATTCCTGTCTTTGAGATGGAACCGCACAGGTTCTCCAATAAGAGCAGCACCCCTTGCAAGACATTCCACACTTAGAAAACAGAGGGAATACTGTTTGCTTCTTTCCCAGACTTTGTGGGCTGCTGATGCCCCATTCTCAAGTCTGTGACTTGCATTCGGCTCTATACCAGAGCTCTGTGTCTCATTCCTAGCAGCTATGGCCTGGGACTCATCTCCCTATCCCTGCTCACCATATTATGAgctatcttcttttattttttatcataccACGTGAGACATACTAGAAAAATCAACACTTATGGACCAGTAAGAAAGAAACAATGCAGCTGGCATCCAGGCAGGTATTATGGTGGGATAGTTGCTTAAGAAGCACAgtggaaagacacacacacacacacatatatatagtttattataaataatgtatattaaTGTATTCAATTATATGTAAATGAAAAGCATGCAGGTAGCCTGATGAGCAGTAATAAAATCTTCAGGCATGCCTCCTACTAATACCTAGGCGAGAGAACCTGGAAAAGAGTTCAGTCATGGTCCAGCACTGGGAAAAGCTGGGGAGATGAGACTGAACAACACAGACTGACCTCTGTCTGGCCTTTTCTAGAGGAATGGTGTTCATCATTTACACAACTAATGACCTTTtacccatcttcctctgcctctccagatCACAGACACATGGAAGCACAGGATACTGAAGATGACTTCTGGGGCCCTACAGGACCTGTGGCTGTAGAGGTGATTGACAGAGAGAGGAATCTGTACAGGTGAGTGAGCTCTGCCTAGAAAAAGGTGACTTTCCCAATACACATTCCACACTTTAAAACTATTTACATTCCTCCTTTGTCATCACTGTCACAgtagagtgagtccaggacatgAGATTTTACCACATACATTTCCCTATCTCTATGCCTCCATTTTAGTTCAGACAGGACCTCGTCTACCATGACAAGCACACCATTACCAAATCAACAGAGCTGTCCTGAATCCTTCATTCCGTCTACACGGTCTGTTCTCAACTTTGCTCATTATCTGAAATGTGGACTGGTTGTTTTATTCATGGTGTAAGCAGCATCCCTGCCATCATTATATTtggtttcttcagtttcttagaTTTCCCTCCAACTCCTGCTTACTAACAACCACTGTGTGCCAAAAACACACTGGGACCTAAGAACATGAGGATGCGTACTGCAGCCCTGACCTATGAGAATTATAGTCTCATGAGTGATGAGTGACTATACCCACAGTCACGGTATCTGACATAACCGGGATCCTCCTCCAACATTGTCACAGTCACTGTCTCAGCTGGAGAAACTGTCACTTTAACTTCCTCCCACAGAAGCTAACACCTATTCACCCACCAGTCACCAGGCAGGAAGAAAATCTGTGAAGATCTTGGTAAAGCATTGTTTCAGGGCCAAGGATTTACCACTAATAATTGCAGATAGACTCTTATTTTAGGGAAATATATTCCTAAGGAATATAAACACTAGAATCTGAAGGAAGGTGTACcttagtggtagagcccttgcctagtgtgcacaagGTCCTACATTGAGCCccagaactacacacacacacacacacacacacacacacaccactttcatcaccaccaccatcatcatcatcatcatcatcatcatcatcatcacaggaCTAGCTAACTGctccaggtgtgtgtcacctgtaGGTTTACTCTagaacagtcagtactctcaGGTCTAGAAGATGGTGTTGTCATTACCCCTGTTTACAGATGAACAAACAGATTTGGGGGTTAAATGACTTCTTTAGTCAGGGATCCACGTACAGACCACAGAGGAAACAGAACTCAGAGTCATCTGGTTTAAGTCTGTTGTGTCCCCAACCCTTCACCTGGTCTGCATCCTGCAGGTGAATAGAGCTGGTGTTCACTGGTGTCTGCCTTTCCCTCTtctagagttcagttccctgtaGCTGGTTACTACCACTGTCCCAACATAGGACTCCACTTTGTGGTAACAAGGGAAGCAACCATCGAAATTGGATTCTGTGCCTGGAGCCAACACCTGGACAAGACTCCCTTGCAGGACAGTCACATGGTGGCTGGGCCTCTGTTTGACATCAAGGCTCAGCGGGGAGCTGTGGCTGCTGTGTACCTCCCTCACTTTGTGGATCTCCAAGGTAACCAAGGGAAGGATAGGGAGTAGGGTGGaggccaggcggtgatggtgcatgaCTTTGATCCAAGCgttcaggaggtagaaacagacagatctctattaggtcgaggccagtttggtctgcaaagtgagttccaggacagccagggctacagaagaaaaccctgtctcaaaaaaagagtaaGGTGATGGAAATGGAGGACTTGAGAGGTCATATAGGACAGTGTAGGGTGTTGGGTGATGAGGAAAGGTCTATGCCTTCCTTAGCATGGCAGAGCAGGTTGTGAACACCGACACTGAGATGTTTTGTCATTCCTTTGTCTatgatgtattttctttgaagCACATGTCTCCAAgccttatactttattttatattaactaaATGAGACCCTGAGTGGAAAGTGATATTCTCAGTAGCTATATTAACTGGTGATTAATAAGCGCTCCTTACACAGCATATCTCACAAGAGTCCAGCAGGAAACAGAATAAATTGAACAATGTGAAGAGAttgttggaaagaaaaataacaaggatCATTTGGTACCCAAGGTTTACCAACACTCCACTACATTGCTACAGGCAGGGAGAAAATGATGTCTTCAGATTTCATTTGAGAACTGGAGCCACAGAATAATGGTGTCCTAAGGAAAGAGGGGAACTCATGAATTGTCCCAACCTCAGTCATCACCAAAGATTCCTTcagaagatattttaataatataagatTTCCTGTGTAAGGTCTCAGGATGGAAACCTTTACTACAAATCTCTGGAGGTTGAGACAAGAAAATTTGGAATGCAAGAGAAAATTAGACTATACAGCCAGACTGTgattaagaaaggaaaacacaacatCAAGGAACCTGGTGTTGTACGAGTGGCTACTGAGGTCAGTTACATCTTTGGCTACAAGGAGCACAGGAATAAGTCCACCATAGACACTAGGAGAATCCAGCACACAGCAGAAGATGTTCTTGTTATAAAGGTGATGAGCAGCCACAAGAGGGGAGACCCAACAGCTAAAGTattgaaaagtaaaatagaaactcAAGTGGCACCAGCCAATAGGAGAACattaaatagaaaacaccattAAGCATCCCCAGGTTAAAGATATTCAAAGTTAATAGCAAGCCcacaagaagaaaaaagcagaTAAAGAAATCAAGCAGGAATAAGTTGAAAAcctcaaaagcaaataaaattaatagtGACACGCACACAGAGAAGATCCTGAGCTCCTGAACCTGATGGGGAGCACTGCTACATGGATGGGGCCTCCCTAATGTGTTGATGGCTACTTCAGCAGCTCCACACCGAGCTCCTCTTCTTCCAGCAACACTTGCCCCCACTCTCCACTCAAATTCTTTCATGCAGACCACCGTCTTTTCTGTTTCCTACTGCCTCTCTCAGATCAGACAATTTCCCCACAGGATACTGAAAGGAAATGATTCTGTTACAGTGTATGGAAGCCACAACATGTGGGAAGGACAGTCCCAGGGtcatgtggtggcacatactgtTGATATCAGAATTTccaaggctaaggcaggagaattatgaTTTATATCTACAAATATACAGTAAGTCCCTGTATCTAGAacccagaatgagaaaagaaatgaaagaacttGGTAAGTCAGCgtctgggtaaaaaaaaaaaaaaaaaaaactttctggaATTAGCAATGAAACTTGCAGCACCCCATATTACCAACAAGTTCTGGGAAGGTCCTGTTTAGCATTCACTCTATaaaaagttctaagttattaaaacattttaaatgccatactatgaaggtctctaaaagatttgaagaatatctgtttaactgaaatatatctctttatatttagaaaacctaattaacatgactacaagcttgaccattatagatgactctctactaacctatttttaattatacattacagttttaaataaGCTGaaaaaacacaataccttaaccaagagcagaaatacatatacatggtataacaaaattgaccaagatccataccaatgcaaagtattcacctctatatcataccccctttaaatgtaaacaaacatttataaacaatatttgtaaATATGCACATAGTTTACAATAACCCTAAGAAGGGAAGTTGGAGAGGTACAGCATCTTCCCAAATTTTGTCAAAATTGCAAAGCACAAAGCATGGGTAAGGCCTGGACCTGGCACTGGGACTGAATATGACTTGGGGACAGCCAGGTTTTCAAGCCCCAAACAGGCACACAGGAGACATTGTAGTGCTGGCTCCATCTGATACTGTTACCTTGCATCACTGATTTGAAATTCCAAGCTACAGCACTGCCTGGAGCACCAAGGTCATGGTCTCATTCTTTGCTGCTTATTGATTCCAAGCTATcacccaagagaaataaaaatgttctctGCTAAACAATAAACATTGCAATTCTGTTTGTCATGGTGCAAGTTGAAGCAAACTCAGTGCTGAAAGGACATGCAAATGGTGGGTGGCAGAGTGGTGCCTCCTTTAGCAGGGGTCACATCAGAGTGACAAGTGACCTACAACATTGTGATTCTGCCCAGTGACAACTTGGCACACAGGCACATCACTTTAAACCCTAACTTTCTGCCTCACGTCTCCAAAAATTTGGTTGTTCCTCATAATGCAAAGTACAATCCAATTACAAGGGTccatgggtaaaaaaaaaaaataaatccataaagACCACCTCTTATGTGAGATTCAAGGCAGTGACTTCACTATGAGCtcccataaaatagaaaagaatttgcATACTCTCAACATACAATGACACAGAATAGACATTTCCATGCCAAAATGGAAGAAACAGGGCACACCAAGGAATTATCAGACCACAGCAACACAACCCCCATTGGCATAAACACCAAATCCTACAGCTTCATATCCAGCTATGGAGCTCATGATGTCATTCACTGGTCTCTGAAGGACAAAGGTAGCTCCACCCCTCCAGTTCTATCACATGAAGCACACATTGCCTCTCCTTAGACCATCTCTCTACTCCTTGCCTAAAACTTTCTTGAGCAGAAATAATATGTGGTTCTGGCTTCTACTACATCCACGGATTTCCATTCCACCTTAGGCTTCATTTTCAAAGGTCCATAGAATGAGCTCTCAGGATCCTTGGAAGTTCTTTGATTCAGGCACATTGTCTGGCCTCACTGCTATCTGAAACTGTGCAGTCAGTATTCAAgaagaatgctttaaaaaaaatcccatactagctcagaatcgagaataaataaatacataaataaataaataaatgttaattatttaggggtagactcacaaatcagaatcctctgctggaacacaGAACACGAActgaatcctgcagccagaaaagaggccagatgcatgtTTTACATGGCATAAATAATagaagaggccacgcccaagtgggtggaTAATATAAAGGTTATTGGCTGTAGGAGGATTTCCTGCAGCACAGCATGACTCAATGACCCATCAATCTACCATCTTTCATGCCTAAAAACTATAGGAAAGACACTATCGAGTTCTGCTGATAGCTTGAGGTATGATTACCCTAGCCCAAAGCTAAATGATGTGCTGATCATGGGGAAACACTTCCTTGGGATTTGCATTTGTGGAACAGGGAACACGACCACCAAGTCTTTCtgtctttaattaattttattgttcaCAAGGTGAGCACATGAAGAGTGAGATTTTGCCCTCAGGACACCATTCCTATTGTCACTGTGCTCTCCCTGCAGTGATGCTGATGTCTAATATGtacaactgatttttctttttgaatcagGGTCAAAGTTTATGTCTTGGAATTTTTCCTGCcaaatagtattttatatttaaattcaacTTTACACATATTGAGGGCATTTATGCACCGAAACTAGATTCTTGGCCAAACTATCTCATGAATGGCACCTTTTACAGTTTCAATGGAAATCTTCCACCTCTCTGAAAGTGACATGAACTGTCCTCCACCCCCTCTCTCAGCATTCTTGTCTTCCCTGCTTCCAAAAGAATGTAACCATAAGCTCTGCTTTCAGCATAGAAGGACTTTCCTAGTCCTAAGGACCAAACTCTTCTACATTCTAGCCACAAAACTCTTCCAAATGCCTAAAACCCATGTGACCAGGATCATTATAACAATGACCCAACTCCTGGTATCGATTTTCTATCCAAGTTTACAAGTTATCAAAGTCTTGTAGCTCAAATAAAATACCTAAATAAAGAAActtagaagaaagatttatttggcacACACTTTAAAGGAATAGTTCATCATGGCATGGAGATCTGAGAACATTGAGCCTGCAATGCCTGATAAATTTTGTcaacagagggaagagaaaccacTAAATGCTTGTACTCATATGACCATCTCCATTTTACACAACCCTGGATCCTAGTCCATGGATTCCACAGTGGTTAGGTCCTCCCAAATCTTTAACCCAATCAAGATAGTTTCTTTCTATCATACCCTGAGGCCTGGATCTAAGGTGATTCTAGATTTCATCAAGCTCACATTTGACACTAATGTTTCCACAGATGCATCCACTTGTCTTCAGTGAACAAAGTTAGGAATCCCTGGTCTCTTTCATAACAGCAAACTCCATCCTGCAACAAGCACATTAGTGGACACTACACTCCAAAGACACTGAGGTTGGTGATGGCAGCGCCTCAGAGAACCTAATGGATGCGCAGTCTCTAACAAAGGCCTCTGAGGCTGTATTCATTGTAGGATACATGGATGAGACCATCAAGAATTTCCATTGTACTGTGAATGCTCCCCCAGCGGCAAGACAGGTCAGAGCCAAGGCTGCTCCAATGAGTGGTAATCTGCACGAGTCACTATAGTAGCACATCACAGTCACCTCACAGCATGGTGAACCAATAGTatggaaatgttttattaatcTGCTATGTTCTCAGTgggaattaattaataaaacttaagatTTTCTTGTTCATGGCTtttcaattaaacaaaaataaccaaaagcTGAAAATActtcatgaccaaagcaattatAGAAAAAAGATTTGGGAATGGTTAGAGTTTCAGAGttaagagtccatgaccatcatggcagacaGCATGGCAGCAACAGGCAGGCATAGACCTGGAACAGAGCTGAAAGCTCACGTCCTTAGTgacaaggaggagagagagaaaaaaaactggaaacaataaaaacttctttttttaaataagaagaaagaagaataagaaggatAAGAATAAGAAGGATAAGAATAAGAaggataagaagaagaagaagaagaagaagaagaagaagaagaagaagaagaagaagaagaagaagaagaagaagacgagaAAAGACAAGACCTCAAATCCCATTCCAGTGTTATATCCCCCATTCGTCAAGCAGTTCCACCAAACACAGCCACCCATTCTCATTCTAAGCACCACCGCCATTACACATCTTAGTGGCTCTTTTTCCAGCCAAGCACAGTTCAGTAGAAACACTAAATCCCTGTCATTGAATCTGTTCTTTCACAGAGGGACAGGTGGACACCTCCTGGTTCCATGTGGCCCACTTTCAAGAACACGGGGTGGTCCTAGAAGTGCCAGCCAAAGTGGAGCAGGGCTACACAGTCTTGGAAAACCCAAGCTTCTCCCCAATTGGAGTTCTACTAAGAATTATGCCTCCTGTCAGACATTTCATCCGCATCACTTCTGTCACGTTGATCTACTATTACCTCAATCTCCAGGATGTCACCCTTCATCTCTACCTGATCCCCAATGACTGGACCATTCAGAAGGTAACACTGAGGACCAGAAATGTGGGGCTAGGGTGGATTGACAGAATACTTGATAATATAGCTATCCCTTTGGAGAAATTCTCCACATAGAGTGGGATACAGTTTATAAGGGGAACCCTGGTGATTATGAGTCTGCAGTCTTCTTGGCCCCCTCACAACAGAGGTTCTTCAACTGCCATTAACACCCCTTTATCTCTACACATCCTTCTATGGCCTCTTTCCACCCATCAGAAGAATGGAAATTCTCCGTATCCAACATGAAACCAACTCCCTTCTTCTCTGTCAGGGAGGGACACAGTCTCCACAATGACCCTGACAGAGGCCAATAATTAGCAATCTATATGGCAGAATAAAAGTCAGAAGGTTTCCCTGGAGCTGACATCACCCCATCACACAAAAATGTACTGATCAACCAACACACCTTATTCAGACCAGTTAACTGTTGCAGTACTGAAATCTATTTAAATCTCTGTCTGCAATGTTCCCTAGGCCATTGATGAACAAGAAATGAGGTTTCAGTTTGTTCGAATACACAAGCCACCCCCAGTAGACTCTCTTTGCATTGGCTCGCGATACATAGTGTCTGCTTCCAAGAACCTGGAAATCATTCCAAAGGTAAGCATCCAGGGGTTTGCATTCTACAGGATCAGATGCCAGATTTGGGGCACTTTACAAGGATTTACAGCAAACTGAGATTGGGGAAAAATTATTTGGGCTTTAGGATGAGCAAGAAAACTTCCAAGTTAAGTGGAAAGCAATTTAAGGGATCACACAGAAGGTCTGGTGAACTGAGGAGTTGGTTTTAATATGGcacagagaagggcagagccTACCGTGCAGCAAGTCCTGGGTCAAGGACTTCAAGATGAGCTCTCACTCAtcatggtttgaatctgaaaggTCTCCTACAGGTGTAAATGTTaaacacttgatccccagttaCTGCTAGTGTTTGGGGAGTTGTGGAAACAAATATGTGAGGCCAACAATCACAAGCAGGCCACTAGTGGAAGGCCTTGAGGGCTAGAGCCTCTACCTGCTCCTCACCTCAAACTTGGATTCCTGATCATATATAACAAGCTACGCCACAAGCTCCTGCCACAAATAACAGAGCTCCAGTTTACATGCGTTCCCATCATGAAACTAAACAACATAAGCTCTTTCTTAAGTTGTTTCTGCCATATTTTTGTCAGAGTGATGAGAAAAGGAATAGTATGTGGGCTAAGCTGGGCCCATTAGCATTCTCCATATCTTCTGTTGCTACATTCTTTCTATGTCCCCTTTCACAATGTTCCAGTCTTCTGAGTAAAGATGTGCATTCAAAGCTATAGGTTAACTCATTGCAAAAGACACACAGTGCCTAAGCCAGGGTCTACTATGGTGTGCAAGAATAAGAAAGCACAGGGGTGTGGAAAACACTTGTTCTCTTGAGTAGAGAATTCTGAAACAGAATCTGTCCTCGCCCCCTTCAGGAACTGGAGCTGTGCTACCGGAGCCCCAGGGAATCCCAGCTCTTCTCTGAGATCTATGTTGGCCACATGGATTCAGTGATTAAACTGAAAATCACAGACAAGAAGAATGGAAATCTCAAATGGGAAGCCTTGCTGAATCCAGGTAAAATTAGTTTAGATCCAGATACTCAAAAGGTTGAAAAAGGCAATGAATTGGGAAGGTGTGTTGTCATTAATTCTTGGTGTCATGAAATAGTCAGATCAGTTATGTGGCTTTTGCTAGAACCAAAGCAGGAGGTTAGAGTTAGAGTGAGTGCAATGggggagaagcaggaaaaggTAAAGATAagaggagagcagaagaggagcagggacagaggagaggagagggagagaggccaaaaggaggagaagaaggaggtggGAAGCCTATTCCAGGATGGGCCTCCAGTGTCCCAGTTCCTCCAACTGTGCACTCTCATGGTTTCCAGTACCATTCTCAGTGTCCATGCAATTATGAGTGCACTAGTGTGTGTGTTCGTTCATCACACCACAGTCCTCATGACAATTACCGCTGCAGAACCAATCTTTCAACATATGATCACAGAACATGTTACATGCAAGCCACTGCATACCCTACGCCCCATTTTCTCAGTCCTGCATCGTGATTTCTACTCCCAGTGCCCTAGAAATGACAGATTTTGAGATGCAGAAAGCAACTAGTAACAGTTCACATTTAAATGTGAACAGTGAAAAGGAAGAGATTTTTCCATCAGGAGATTCTTAATCTTAAAATCCCTTTGTCTcttggcaattttttttaatatttatttatttattacgtatacaatattatgtctgtgtgtatgtctgcaggccagtagagggcaccagaccccattacagatggttgtgagccaccatgtggttgctgggaattgaacccaggacctttggaagagcaggcaatgctcttaacctctgagccatctctccagccccgtcttttggcaattttatacatgcatacaatgcatTCTAGGAATTCATTCTAAAGAAAGCTTATTAGCCTCCTGCCAGCCCCTCTTCTTTTCTACAAATCATCTCCCCATATTCATTATTGCTTGTGTCTTACAGAGTTTAAGTAGGATGCTCTGTGTGCCTGAGGGTTTTGAACTTCCCAGTAGGGAAGCAAGTGAGTTCACCAGTGGGTACAGATGGATTGTATACACCCTCTTCTCCCTTAATCTATTATTTGTCAGTAGTAAAGCCCTAAGTAGCACGGTCCCTGTGAGCTGCTTCCCCATGTCTAGGGCCCTACTTGTGTGGGTCCAGAGGCAGTAGGTACAGGTGCTAAGAGTTCATGATGGCCATGGTCATGTCATGCTTAGAAGAGACCACAACCTCTTATCTATATATTCTCCATATGTTCTCCATATCTTCACAGCCCTTCCCCATATCTTTTGTCCCTACattctttccaatttttcttccacaatgttcctagATCCTCAAGGAGTGATATAATTGTCTACTAATAGGGATTAGTACTCAACCATCCCTTAGTCTCAGTATCCTGCACAGCAGTAGGTATCTGCAGGCACCTCCATTCACAGCAAAGAGAGGCTTTTCTGGTGAAGACTGAAAGTAGCCTTTGTCTGTGGTATAAACATTGCTATTTACAAGAGAATTGACACCATGTTCCTTTATGTAGGCAGTAAATGTAGTTTTTCTAAGGGCCTAAGACCTTCAAAgacctgggtttgtttgttttaatttaaaaatgagagaaaatcatAACAAATTTTAACctgtatttttctaatttctaagtGTTTCGTACAcatatatgttttctcttttaagaattCTGCTGCTACTCCTATGGCAAATCTCAGAATTGTGCCATTTCCTTGCTATTTAGGTTTTCTGATCCATATATATTCCTATTACTAATATTCTGTCAGATGTTACCTGGGAATAGTTCACCCATTCTTAACTACATCTTCACTCAATTAAGTTTCCTTTGATCTACAGAACTTTTTGAGTGTTCTGATATCCAATTTGCcaagttttggttttatttcctgtGCTACCAGAATCTTATTCACACAATCCTGACATATACTGATTTGTTGAAATGTTCTGCCTATGTTTGTTCTATAAGTTTCAGGGTGTTGGGGCAcaaattaaggtctttgatcatttatagttaattttttaaaggtgtgatCTAGGCATCTAGTTTGATTCTTGCATACAGTGCTAAGTAGTTTTACAGGACCACTCGTTTAACAGGCTGTCATTTATACAAAGTACATTTTTGGGTTCTTTGTCAAAGTCAAGGTAGGTATGGTTGTATAAACTTTTATCTAGGTTCCGAGTCTATTCTATTGATCTGCACATCTTTTTGtgtcaataccat
The Microtus pennsylvanicus isolate mMicPen1 chromosome 11, mMicPen1.hap1, whole genome shotgun sequence genome window above contains:
- the LOC142831593 gene encoding NACHT, LRR and PYD domains-containing protein 1a-like → MIPTKNPEEKEMGNRVTSFKQQRPQSDHRHMEAQDTEDDFWGPTGPVAVEVIDRERNLYRVQFPVAGYYHCPNIGLHFVVTREATIEIGFCAWSQHLDKTPLQDSHMVAGPLFDIKAQRGAVAAVYLPHFVDLQEGQVDTSWFHVAHFQEHGVVLEVPAKVEQGYTVLENPSFSPIGVLLRIMPPVRHFIRITSVTLIYYYLNLQDVTLHLYLIPNDWTIQKAIDEQEMRFQFVRIHKPPPVDSLCIGSRYIVSASKNLEIIPKELELCYRSPRESQLFSEIYVGHMDSVIKLKITDKKNGNLKWEALLNPGDLRPAQPMIPTVHKDAPALLHFVDQHREQLVTRVTSVDPLLDKLHGLVLSEEEYGAVRAEATTQDKMRKFFSLSRSWNRASKDQVYQALKETHPHLIMDLFERQQTTGRPSAEAESTDTITVFISSTGKAVNMASGVTWAMNTTMDRSDSQAHGHQHGLW